The stretch of DNA GTCCAGCGCATAGTCGCGGCCCATTTCCAGCGCGCGATCGGAGCCGCCGACCTGCTCGAACGCCAGCAGCACGGCGGCGCGGTCGAGCACCTGGGTCAGAATGCTCCAGCCTTCACCCGAGGCACCGAGCGGTTCGGCCTTGGCGTTCTTGAAGGTGAGTTCGGCCTGGCCGCGGGTCGGATCGACATTGGTCAGCGACTTGGCTTCGACGCCGCCGGCCTTCAGGTCGACCAGGAACAGTGAGATATCGGAATCGCGGCCCGTAGAACCGGTGCGCGCGGCAACGACCGCGAAATTGGCGATCGCGCCATCCGGCACCGGCTTCTTCACGCCGTTGAGCGTGCCGCCGGAGGCCTGCAGCTTGATCGCCTTCGGCGACGGATTGCCCTTACCCTCGAACAGCGCCAGCGTGCCGATCGCCTCGCCGCTCGCGATCTTCGGCAGCCATTTCTGCTTCTGCGCGTCGGAGCCTGCCAGCAGGAGCGCTTCGGCAGCGAGATAGACGGTCGACGAAAACGGCACCGGCGCATTCGCGCGGCCCATTTCCTCCGCGATCACGCAGAGTTCGAGATGGCCCGCACCCGCGCCGCCGAACGCTTCCGGGATCGCGACGCCGAGGAAGCCCATTTCGGCGAGTCCCTTCCACAGCTTCTTGTCATACGCCGCCTTGCCGTCGAGCACCTCGCGCACGGCTTTCGGCGGACACTGTTCGGCAAGAAACTTCCTCGCTTCGTCGCGCATCTGTTTCTGGTCGTCGGAGAAATCGAAGTTCATGGCGTGTTACTCGGGTTTTGTGTGAGGTGTATCTCTTTAGTTCGTCGTCCCCGCCTAGTGCGCAATTGCGCACGGGGCGCGGGGACCCATAACCACAGGTCTTTGTGCTTTATCCGGAATTGGCTCCAACCTGACATCGATAGGCCTCGGCGTATGGGTCCCCGCGTTCGCGGGGACGACGTTGGTGGGTTGGTGGCTTCATTGCAGCACAATCACATCATCGCCGGGCTTTGCAGCGTAGAGCTTCTCCACCAGCGCAACGCGGCGTTCGAGGCCGGCGCGCTGGTTGATGTAGCCCTTGTCGGTGAGTTCGTTGCCGTCGATCGAGGGCGGCTCGGCCATCAGCATGGCCCGCGCAATCCGCATGCTGCTGCCGGTGGCGGACGCGTTGTGCGCTTCCAGCCCGCGCTTCAGGCAGGCGATCACCTCGGGATGCCGAACGATATCTTCAAATGCCGCCTCGGGATTGCCTGTTATCTGCCGGCAGGCATGTAAATTGGGCCAGGCCAAAAGCCCGATGAACTCCCTGTCTTGCCCGGCCACCAGCGCATCATGCACCACAGGCGTGGCGGCGGCGATCGCATCGGTGCGCAGCGAGCCGACATGAACGAAGGTGCCGGTCGTGAGCTTGAAATCCTCGACCACGCGGCCGGCGAAAATGATGCCCTGCAGCGGATCGTTTTCATCGACGAACACGCCGGCATCGCCGATGCAATAAAAGCCTTCCTCGTCGAACATCTTCTTCGTCAGATCGGGCTGGCCGAAATAGCCCGGCGTGACGTTGACGCCGCGCAGACGCAGCTCGTATTTCGAGCCGCGCGGCACCAGCTTCAGTTCGACGCCGGGGAATGGCAGGCCGATCAGGCCGACGCGCTCGGTGTCCCAATAGGTGCCGGTCGACGTCGGCGCGGTTTCGGTCGAGCCCCAACCCGTATAGAACACGATGCGCTCGCCGGTGGTCTTCACCGCCAGCGCCTGCATGCGGTCGTAGAGATCGTCCGGCAGCCGCGCGCCGCCATAGGCCATGATGCTCAGGTTCCTGAAGAAGCTGCGGCACAGCGCGTCGTCCTTCTCCATCGCAGCAGCGAGTGCGGCATAGCCGGCCGGCACGTTGGCGTAATAGGTCGGCGAGATTTCGTGCAGGTTACGTAGCGTCTCCTCGAACCGGCCGGGCATCGGCCGGCCGTCGTCGATATAGAGCGTGCCGCCATCGACCAGGATCGGATGGAACGCGGCATTGCCGCCCATAGTGTGATTCCACGGCATCCAGTCGAGCACGGTCGCGAGCGGACCGTTCGGGTCGCGCGGCCGCACCTGCATCATCATCGCCGCATTGGCGCACATCATCTCCTGCGTGTTGATGACGGCCTTCGGCATGCCGGTCGAGCCCGACGTGAACAACAATTTGCCGACGGTCTTCGGCGTGATCTTCGCAATCGACTCCTCGACCGCTCTCGTCACCGGCGTGACCGCGAGATCGGCAAAGGACACGCTCTTGATACCCTCGCCCAGGGCCGCGCGACATGCACAACGGTAACACCGGTCAGGTCGATTGCCCTGAGTGCCTTC from Bradyrhizobium sp. AZCC 1693 encodes:
- a CDS encoding acyl-CoA dehydrogenase family protein: MNFDFSDDQKQMRDEARKFLAEQCPPKAVREVLDGKAAYDKKLWKGLAEMGFLGVAIPEAFGGAGAGHLELCVIAEEMGRANAPVPFSSTVYLAAEALLLAGSDAQKQKWLPKIASGEAIGTLALFEGKGNPSPKAIKLQASGGTLNGVKKPVPDGAIANFAVVAARTGSTGRDSDISLFLVDLKAGGVEAKSLTNVDPTRGQAELTFKNAKAEPLGASGEGWSILTQVLDRAAVLLAFEQVGGSDRALEMGRDYALDRIAFGRPIGSFQAVKHILADMYVSATLARSNCYYGAWALSTNASELPEAAAAARISATQAFQHCSKNNIQVHGGMGFTWEFDCHMYYRRANASALTLGSLSYWEDQLIDRMRQRNAA